taggtgttggaaagacgaaggtcaaggccCCCTGCTGtaatgtgaccttggtactgcagcagaaattccgttttttgtatcttttgatctggatgtgctatggtcttgatttttttggtggcagatagcttgtgacataaggaataggtggcacttaatttgcatgattaatgagggaaatctatatttgtaatatttgccATTgtgggactcaaatacctgtcatatgtaatttgtggctggtggaacatgAGCagatatgaattatgcaaatacgtccctaatttgcataattaatgtaaaagtggtataattcttctaaatggtaaatgattgcacaatcaacattgtgaccagtgtaagttatctaaatgtgtacataaccaagcatagattatgtaaatgtagaaatcatttgcataatcaggctatttcatggagatatgaggtctccgaactcttgttttcggAAGTTCCTTGTTCAACGGTTTTAACCTTTGTCGGGCCATGCGCTAGAAATCAGGCTGTGTGTCTTGATACATCATTATTTTAGCTATTCATTGCGGCAACCAAATAACAAAGAGTGCGTGACTTACCGAGATCAACCAAACTCCGATCAGTTTACAGATGAACAGTTTTGCCCAGATCGTCACGAAACCCCAACGGCTGAGGAGGCCCAGATCCTACcagcaaaaaaaataatgagCGATTTTAGGAATAGAAACAGATATCTTATAATAAACTAACAGTGATATTTACAGCAGTACAGACTAGGGTATAAGTAGTTGTGATAGGGTATAAGTAGTTGTGAGATAACTATGAGAAATGAGTGTCCGAACTTACTTCAAAGCCCTGGCTGATCATATAATCATCCGGAAAGTAGATAGTCTGAAGGGTAAATAACGAAAGGTACACCGCGCCCGTTGCTAGTCTGTTGAGGGCCAGCATAATACTGGAGAAGGCAAAATGAACAATGTCAGTTTTGTTCCTCATTTTGTAGTAAGAAGTGCATTGTGTGTAAGAATTTAATTATTCCGTTGTAAGTTATGTTCTAGTAAGTTTACTGTTATCGTTGAAAACTATGACAAAAGCTATGGTACTATGATAGGAAGTGGGCTCGTACATACATTCCCAGTAAGTACAAACTATAAAGTTATAACACTCCAATCAAAATCCAAGGGACGGAAAAAATCAGGCTGGATACCGTGAATGTATCCGATGATTACTTACCTTATTGGTGGCTTCTCATCAGTCGATGTCAGAACTCCAATTGAGAACAAATACTGTTTCATTGGGAACTGGACGAACAAAGAGACAACATCAGATAACGTTAGATCTTTCTATCCATATACGTACCTATTCTATATATCCATCTATTCAACCTTCACTTCTGTCATGACTATCATTGTTTGACATATATTGATACTATACGTAACTTTCTCCATAATGAGACCACCTGATTGACATAAGTCACTACATTTGACtgatatataaatatacactGTCTCAAGCAAATAGATGAAGAAATAGAAACTTTTCCcccaaaataaaacaacaacaacaacaacaaagtaccTGTGGTCCGACCAAAAGTCCCCCGAAGTGATAAACAAAGCCGGACACTTCCAGAAGCGTCGGGGATCTGTTCAGCACAACCTTCTTCTGACTCTCCGACTGTTTCTCCtaagaaaaaatacatgtaccatcacaTCTTTGTCAAAAACGACAAATACAGAGAAGCGAAAGCAAATCCAGACAGACACaggcaaacaaacagacacatatATGCATGCACGCATAcagacgcacgcacacacatacacacgcgcgcgcgcgcgcaatgTATAGGAGGAGAATATACTAGTAAATCAATACAAATGCGAAAGTAACAAAAAATATTACCGGTGGTTTGGTGCCGTCATAGATGTCCCACGCCAAACCTACGATAGGAACATAGCACAGATCAGAAAACATTATTTAAATATCCTGAAATTTATCTCTGTTGTCTGacatatgaaacaaaaaaacaagtctttctttcaaaaatcattattttctgGAAATCTGAATAGTCTGTAACTTTTTTCTAATCTCCAATAGTTTGGTTAGAAGTTCTTACCTATCAGACGTAATGTCAGGACACATTGGGGAGTGGTGAAGTTGATAACATAAGTGGTGGTGCCAAGGAGATAGTAATGTAACAACAGATGACCCTtgggaaaataacaacaacatgtaaATAATATGGTCTTTTATCATTAAGGAAGTCAGTCAAAGATATTTTCTCGTTCGCGGTATATGTTGTTAATATTGtgcgtatttctttttttgtgtagaATGaactgaaaatgtattttctttcaaacttaaaTAATCACATTTGAATTTGCATGATCTGAAAGCTATAAGATGTTCTAGAAAAGTAGTCCCACCATATTGTAAGTGAAAGACAGGACCACGGAGCGGAAGGATCCACCTAAGAGGTGGAGCAGCGCCCAGTTCACTATCACGGACAGGGCGGAGTGATACGTGGCAATACCTAAGGGTAAAACAAGAAGACATGTTTGATGCAGATAGTAAAAAACGATATTAGCGGGGAAATCTAGTCAATTGTTTCAATAGAAAGCCTTAACTAGATTATTGTGATGTGACAACCAGGAGAGTTAACTCTTGGAATTCTGATGGTAAATAAAAGAGGAGATAGATATCCTACCAAAGTTGAAGTACATGATGGAAAGTCCCGCAAGGGTGTAGTAGACATGGTAAGCGGTAGGAGGCGCTTTTTTCAGGAACAGTCGTTGGAAGAGTGCCAATGGATAACCTTGAAAGAGAAAACACGTTAAAATATATGATTAGATTGTGTCTGTTGAGATAGCAGACACAAACGTGATTTCTTGATATGGTTTTGGGGCTAAAATATTGCGCATTTTTACAAGGAAGAatgtaagaagtgatgtgaCACCAACCCCCATCTGATGTGACACCAACCCCCTTATTCTAAGCAAAGACAATTACATGTGACGTCAGAAACTTGTAAGGGGTTACCACCACCCCCTGTAATTGACACATAGCGGGTAAAGAATCTCTCCTACAGTTAATACAACGGATAGTGTTCCCCAAATGTGAAAGGTACGATCTTGATGTAAACCGTTTCCTGTAAGATAAAGGTCATGTCGTCAACGAAGGTGAACGAGAGTACTGTCATGACCCACCTAGAAGCAGAGAGAGAATCAAACGCACGGCTTCTTCGGAAGTACCCAATGTTTCAGCAAGGACAGAAATCGAGTAGCCGTTTGTCGCCATATTGTTTGAAGACACCTGATTCTGGTTCACTTGCTAACTGCACTGTGATATTCAAATTGTGAAAACTGGTCCGGCTGGTTATTTGGGTCTAAACGAATCAAAAGGGAGTGCACTTATCCAGTCTCTCGCTAGGAGATATATTgaaatgaaacaataaaaagCACAACTTTTGAAGCGGTCACGTTGAAATTCCATCTTAAGTTTTGAGAAGAACGGAAACTAtggtgatatatatatatatatatactagtttTCAAATGATGTAACCCTCTCTGAGCAACATATAATCCCGGGCCGATAAATTATCGGCAATTCCCTGCAATAAAGAGTTGTCTTTGGGCACGGCTCTCTCAGGTGGCTTAAACGTTGTTCTGGTGCATTACACTGTCCAAGACAAAACTATTTAACTCACCCAA
The window above is part of the Branchiostoma floridae strain S238N-H82 chromosome 14, Bfl_VNyyK, whole genome shotgun sequence genome. Proteins encoded here:
- the LOC118430670 gene encoding lysophospholipid acyltransferase 5-like, which translates into the protein MATNGYSISVLAETLGTSEEAVRLILSLLLGYPLALFQRLFLKKAPPTAYHVYYTLAGLSIMYFNFGIATYHSALSVIVNWALLHLLGGSFRSVVLSFTYNMGHLLLHYYLLGTTTYVINFTTPQCVLTLRLIGLAWDIYDGTKPPEKQSESQKKVVLNRSPTLLEVSGFVYHFGGLLVGPQFPMKQYLFSIGVLTSTDEKPPISIMLALNRLATGAVYLSLFTLQTIYFPDDYMISQGFEDLGLLSRWGFVTIWAKLFICKLIGVWLISEGVGIICGLAYTPGADGSPPRMDACQNVKIIPWELSVSPDEKIQSFNLSTNTWLMNYIYKRLRFLGMRIVSFVVTLSYLGIWHGLLSGYQAAFLFEVIWVRGSRELEEMARRVPVSRVLSTAGARIVRGVALVISWVFNWAMFGYMIVPFALLVADKWVKVYGLLYWGGFIALGLALVIGPLVRRCLDPPQTPTKNGQEVATSSNGTSSSKVEITSSDRENGSVTVDIPSRHLAEPERDENPEATPSNDI